In Dunckerocampus dactyliophorus isolate RoL2022-P2 chromosome 14, RoL_Ddac_1.1, whole genome shotgun sequence, one DNA window encodes the following:
- the mlh1 gene encoding DNA mismatch repair protein Mlh1 isoform X3, translated as MEIVCERFTTSKLQTFEDLSAIATYGFRGEALASISHVAHVTITTKTADAKCAYRASYSDGKLKGPPKPCAGNQGTQILVEDLFYNVSTRRKALKSHSDEYSRIVEVVSRYAIHNSGKSFSVKKQGETVADVRTLPNASVVDNIRGVFGNAVSRELIEVGCEDQKLAYKMKGYISNANYSVKKCIMILFINHRLVESSALKKAAETVYAAYLPKNTHPFLYLSLEIAPQNVDVNVHPTKHEVHFLHEDSVIESVQKHIEGKLLGSNSSRTYFTQTLLPGLSVCSGGEAKSSSATSESTERVYAHQMVRTDCRAQKLDAFLQPKEKPLPGPEPAGPNSAAPDDNPGRSDSAEPDDIDMLEALDQVEAGVSTNEEESSIKVRDVQRKRPRKEQEQQEMVEEEEAAVEEDLTAAATPKRRVIKLSSMKDLRGEISENTHKGNTLVIHLGADSLLLVFHVPPGLQEMLQNHSFVGCVNPQWTLIQHHTKLYLLDTTRLSQELFYQILIYDFGNFGVLRLSTPAPIYDLAMLALDLEESGWTEEDGPKEGLAQYIVDFLKKKAEMLDDYFSMEIDQEGNLRGLPLLLDKYTPIMEGLPMFILRLATEVNWDNEKECFRDFSKECSMFYSIRKRYILEAEPGEEQDPELNSWRWKVEHVICKALRTLISPPKHYSEDGTVLQIANLPDLYKVFERC; from the exons ATGGAAATAGTGTGTGAGCGATTTACCACCAGCAAGTTGCAGACATTTGAGGACCTCTCTGCCATTGCAACATATGGATTCAGAGGAGAG GCCCTGGCCAGTATAAGCCACGTTGCCCATGTGACCATAACAACAAAGACAGCTGATGCCAAATGTGCCTACAG GGCCAGCTACAGTGATGGTAAACTAAAAGGTCCTCCAAAACCCTGCGCTGGAAACCAGGGAACACAAAtactt GTGGAGGATCTCTTCTATAATGTGTCCACTAGGAGGAAAGCTTTAAAAAGCCACAGTGATGAGTACTCCAGGATTGTAGAGGTGGttagcag gTATGCCATACACAATTCAGGAAAAAGCTTTTCTGTCAAGAAG CAAGGAGAGACCGTTGCAGATGTGAGGACTCTACCCAATGCCTCTGTGGTGGATAATATTCGAGGAGTTTTTGGCAATGCAGTCAGCAG GGAGCTGATTGAGGTTGGCTGCGAGGACCAAAAGCTCGCCTACAAGATGAAGGGCTACATCTCCAACGCAAACTACTCCGTCAAGAAGTGCATCATGATCCTCTTCATCAACC ATCGCCTGGTGGAGTCAAGTGCTTTGAAGAAAGCGGCGGAGACCGTTTATGCTGCGTACCTGCCCAAGAACACACACCCTTTCCTTTATCTCAG TTTAGAGATCGCCCCTCAGAACGTCGACGTGAACGTGCATCCAACAAAGCATGAGGTGCATTTCCTGCATGAGGACAGCGTCATCGAGAGCGTTCAGAAACACATCGAGGGCAAACTGCTGGGCTCCAACTCCTCGCGCACGTATTTCACTCAG ACGTTGCTCCCCGGGCTGTCTGTCTGTAGTGGAGGTGAGGCCAAGTCGTCCAGCGCCACGTCCGAGTCCACTGAGCGGGTTTACGCCCATCAGATGGTGAGGACGGACTGTCGCGCTCAGAAGCTGGACGCCTTTCTCCAGCCAAAAGAGAAGCCACTTCCTGGGCCCGAGCCTGCCGGGCCGAACAGCGCGGCTCCAGACGACAACCCGGGCCGGTCTGACAGTGCAGAGCCGGATGACATAGACATGCTGGAGGCCCTAGACCAGGTGGAGGCTGGCGTATCAACAAACGAGGAGGAGAGCAGCATCAAAGTCCGTGATGTCCAAAG GAAACGACCCAGGAAGGAGCAGGAGCAGCAAGAGATggttgaggaggaggaagcggcAGTAGAGGAGGACTTGACGGCTGCGGCCACACCAAAGAGGCGAGTCATCAAACTGAGCAGCATGAAAGATCTGAGAGGGGAGATCAGCGAGAACACACACAAAGGTAACACACTTGTCATTCATCTGGGAGCAGACAGTCTCCTCCTTGTCTTCCATGTGCCTCCAGGTCTTCAGGAGATGTTGCAGAATCACTCGTTTGTGGGCTGCGTCAACCCCCAGTGGACTCTCATCCAGCATCACACCAAACTCTACCTGCTCGACACCACCAGGCTCAG TCAGGAGCTCTTCTACCAAATCCTCATCTATGACTTTGGCAACTTTGGTGTACTGAGACTATCT ACCCCAGCTCCTATTTATGACCTGGCCATGTTGGCTCTGGACTTGGAGGAGAGTGGCTGGACTGAAGAGGATGGCCCCAAAGAAGGCTTGGCTCAGTATATTGTGGACTTCCTGAAGAAGAAAGCAGAGATGCTGGATGACTACTTCTCCATGGAAATAGATCAA GAGGGAAATCTTAGAGGACTGCCCTTGCTGCTTGACAAGTACACGCCTATCATGGAGGGCCTGCCCATGTTTATCCTCCGCCTGGCAACTGAG GTGAACTGGGACAATGAAAAGGAATGCTTCCGAGACTTCAGCAAAGAGTGCAGCATGTTCTACTCCATCAGGAAGCGATACATCCTGGAGGCGGAGCCCGGAGAGGAGCAG GATCCAGAGCTGAACTCATGGCGTTGGAAAGTTGAGCACGTCATCTGTAAGGCGCTCCGTACTCTCATCAGTCCTCCCAAGCACTACAGTGAGGACGGCACAGTGCTGCAGATCGCCAACTTACCGGATCTCTACAAAGTGTTCGAGAGGTGTTAG
- the mlh1 gene encoding DNA mismatch repair protein Mlh1 isoform X2 — protein MAGVIRRLDETVVNRIAAGEVIQRPANAVKEMIENCLDAKSTNIQVTVKDGGLKLLQIQDNGTGIRKEDMEIVCERFTTSKLQTFEDLSAIATYGFRGEALASISHVAHVTITTKTADAKCAYRASYSDGKLKGPPKPCAGNQGTQILVEDLFYNVSTRRKALKSHSDEYSRIVEVVSRYAIHNSGKSFSVKKQGETVADVRTLPNASVVDNIRGVFGNAVSRELIEVGCEDQKLAYKMKGYISNANYSVKKCIMILFINHRLVESSALKKAAETVYAAYLPKNTHPFLYLSLEIAPQNVDVNVHPTKHEVHFLHEDSVIESVQKHIEGKLLGSNSSRTYFTQTLLPGLSVCSGGEAKSSSATSESTERVYAHQMVRTDCRAQKLDAFLQPKEKPLPGPEPAGPNSAAPDDNPGRSDSAEPDDIDMLEALDQVEAGVSTNEEESSIKVRDVQRKRPRKEQEQQEMVEEEEAAVEEDLTAAATPKRRVIKLSSMKDLRGEISENTHKGLQEMLQNHSFVGCVNPQWTLIQHHTKLYLLDTTRLSQELFYQILIYDFGNFGVLRLSTPAPIYDLAMLALDLEESGWTEEDGPKEGLAQYIVDFLKKKAEMLDDYFSMEIDQEGNLRGLPLLLDKYTPIMEGLPMFILRLATEVNWDNEKECFRDFSKECSMFYSIRKRYILEAEPGEEQDPELNSWRWKVEHVICKALRTLISPPKHYSEDGTVLQIANLPDLYKVFERC, from the exons ATGGCGGGGGTTATCCGGAGGCTCGACGAGACAGTTGTTAACCGGATAGCCGCAGGAGAGGTTATCCAACGACCTGCTAACGCTGTCAAAGAAATGATTGAAAATTG TCTGGATGCAAAGTCCACTAACATCCAGGTGACGGTAAAAGACGGCGGACTGAAGCTGCTCCAGATTCAGGACAACGGCACCGGTATCAGG AAAGAAGATATGGAAATAGTGTGTGAGCGATTTACCACCAGCAAGTTGCAGACATTTGAGGACCTCTCTGCCATTGCAACATATGGATTCAGAGGAGAG GCCCTGGCCAGTATAAGCCACGTTGCCCATGTGACCATAACAACAAAGACAGCTGATGCCAAATGTGCCTACAG GGCCAGCTACAGTGATGGTAAACTAAAAGGTCCTCCAAAACCCTGCGCTGGAAACCAGGGAACACAAAtactt GTGGAGGATCTCTTCTATAATGTGTCCACTAGGAGGAAAGCTTTAAAAAGCCACAGTGATGAGTACTCCAGGATTGTAGAGGTGGttagcag gTATGCCATACACAATTCAGGAAAAAGCTTTTCTGTCAAGAAG CAAGGAGAGACCGTTGCAGATGTGAGGACTCTACCCAATGCCTCTGTGGTGGATAATATTCGAGGAGTTTTTGGCAATGCAGTCAGCAG GGAGCTGATTGAGGTTGGCTGCGAGGACCAAAAGCTCGCCTACAAGATGAAGGGCTACATCTCCAACGCAAACTACTCCGTCAAGAAGTGCATCATGATCCTCTTCATCAACC ATCGCCTGGTGGAGTCAAGTGCTTTGAAGAAAGCGGCGGAGACCGTTTATGCTGCGTACCTGCCCAAGAACACACACCCTTTCCTTTATCTCAG TTTAGAGATCGCCCCTCAGAACGTCGACGTGAACGTGCATCCAACAAAGCATGAGGTGCATTTCCTGCATGAGGACAGCGTCATCGAGAGCGTTCAGAAACACATCGAGGGCAAACTGCTGGGCTCCAACTCCTCGCGCACGTATTTCACTCAG ACGTTGCTCCCCGGGCTGTCTGTCTGTAGTGGAGGTGAGGCCAAGTCGTCCAGCGCCACGTCCGAGTCCACTGAGCGGGTTTACGCCCATCAGATGGTGAGGACGGACTGTCGCGCTCAGAAGCTGGACGCCTTTCTCCAGCCAAAAGAGAAGCCACTTCCTGGGCCCGAGCCTGCCGGGCCGAACAGCGCGGCTCCAGACGACAACCCGGGCCGGTCTGACAGTGCAGAGCCGGATGACATAGACATGCTGGAGGCCCTAGACCAGGTGGAGGCTGGCGTATCAACAAACGAGGAGGAGAGCAGCATCAAAGTCCGTGATGTCCAAAG GAAACGACCCAGGAAGGAGCAGGAGCAGCAAGAGATggttgaggaggaggaagcggcAGTAGAGGAGGACTTGACGGCTGCGGCCACACCAAAGAGGCGAGTCATCAAACTGAGCAGCATGAAAGATCTGAGAGGGGAGATCAGCGAGAACACACACAAAG GTCTTCAGGAGATGTTGCAGAATCACTCGTTTGTGGGCTGCGTCAACCCCCAGTGGACTCTCATCCAGCATCACACCAAACTCTACCTGCTCGACACCACCAGGCTCAG TCAGGAGCTCTTCTACCAAATCCTCATCTATGACTTTGGCAACTTTGGTGTACTGAGACTATCT ACCCCAGCTCCTATTTATGACCTGGCCATGTTGGCTCTGGACTTGGAGGAGAGTGGCTGGACTGAAGAGGATGGCCCCAAAGAAGGCTTGGCTCAGTATATTGTGGACTTCCTGAAGAAGAAAGCAGAGATGCTGGATGACTACTTCTCCATGGAAATAGATCAA GAGGGAAATCTTAGAGGACTGCCCTTGCTGCTTGACAAGTACACGCCTATCATGGAGGGCCTGCCCATGTTTATCCTCCGCCTGGCAACTGAG GTGAACTGGGACAATGAAAAGGAATGCTTCCGAGACTTCAGCAAAGAGTGCAGCATGTTCTACTCCATCAGGAAGCGATACATCCTGGAGGCGGAGCCCGGAGAGGAGCAG GATCCAGAGCTGAACTCATGGCGTTGGAAAGTTGAGCACGTCATCTGTAAGGCGCTCCGTACTCTCATCAGTCCTCCCAAGCACTACAGTGAGGACGGCACAGTGCTGCAGATCGCCAACTTACCGGATCTCTACAAAGTGTTCGAGAGGTGTTAG
- the mlh1 gene encoding DNA mismatch repair protein Mlh1 isoform X1, which yields MAGVIRRLDETVVNRIAAGEVIQRPANAVKEMIENCLDAKSTNIQVTVKDGGLKLLQIQDNGTGIRKEDMEIVCERFTTSKLQTFEDLSAIATYGFRGEALASISHVAHVTITTKTADAKCAYRASYSDGKLKGPPKPCAGNQGTQILVEDLFYNVSTRRKALKSHSDEYSRIVEVVSRYAIHNSGKSFSVKKQGETVADVRTLPNASVVDNIRGVFGNAVSRELIEVGCEDQKLAYKMKGYISNANYSVKKCIMILFINHRLVESSALKKAAETVYAAYLPKNTHPFLYLSLEIAPQNVDVNVHPTKHEVHFLHEDSVIESVQKHIEGKLLGSNSSRTYFTQTLLPGLSVCSGGEAKSSSATSESTERVYAHQMVRTDCRAQKLDAFLQPKEKPLPGPEPAGPNSAAPDDNPGRSDSAEPDDIDMLEALDQVEAGVSTNEEESSIKVRDVQRKRPRKEQEQQEMVEEEEAAVEEDLTAAATPKRRVIKLSSMKDLRGEISENTHKGNTLVIHLGADSLLLVFHVPPGLQEMLQNHSFVGCVNPQWTLIQHHTKLYLLDTTRLSQELFYQILIYDFGNFGVLRLSTPAPIYDLAMLALDLEESGWTEEDGPKEGLAQYIVDFLKKKAEMLDDYFSMEIDQEGNLRGLPLLLDKYTPIMEGLPMFILRLATEVNWDNEKECFRDFSKECSMFYSIRKRYILEAEPGEEQDPELNSWRWKVEHVICKALRTLISPPKHYSEDGTVLQIANLPDLYKVFERC from the exons ATGGCGGGGGTTATCCGGAGGCTCGACGAGACAGTTGTTAACCGGATAGCCGCAGGAGAGGTTATCCAACGACCTGCTAACGCTGTCAAAGAAATGATTGAAAATTG TCTGGATGCAAAGTCCACTAACATCCAGGTGACGGTAAAAGACGGCGGACTGAAGCTGCTCCAGATTCAGGACAACGGCACCGGTATCAGG AAAGAAGATATGGAAATAGTGTGTGAGCGATTTACCACCAGCAAGTTGCAGACATTTGAGGACCTCTCTGCCATTGCAACATATGGATTCAGAGGAGAG GCCCTGGCCAGTATAAGCCACGTTGCCCATGTGACCATAACAACAAAGACAGCTGATGCCAAATGTGCCTACAG GGCCAGCTACAGTGATGGTAAACTAAAAGGTCCTCCAAAACCCTGCGCTGGAAACCAGGGAACACAAAtactt GTGGAGGATCTCTTCTATAATGTGTCCACTAGGAGGAAAGCTTTAAAAAGCCACAGTGATGAGTACTCCAGGATTGTAGAGGTGGttagcag gTATGCCATACACAATTCAGGAAAAAGCTTTTCTGTCAAGAAG CAAGGAGAGACCGTTGCAGATGTGAGGACTCTACCCAATGCCTCTGTGGTGGATAATATTCGAGGAGTTTTTGGCAATGCAGTCAGCAG GGAGCTGATTGAGGTTGGCTGCGAGGACCAAAAGCTCGCCTACAAGATGAAGGGCTACATCTCCAACGCAAACTACTCCGTCAAGAAGTGCATCATGATCCTCTTCATCAACC ATCGCCTGGTGGAGTCAAGTGCTTTGAAGAAAGCGGCGGAGACCGTTTATGCTGCGTACCTGCCCAAGAACACACACCCTTTCCTTTATCTCAG TTTAGAGATCGCCCCTCAGAACGTCGACGTGAACGTGCATCCAACAAAGCATGAGGTGCATTTCCTGCATGAGGACAGCGTCATCGAGAGCGTTCAGAAACACATCGAGGGCAAACTGCTGGGCTCCAACTCCTCGCGCACGTATTTCACTCAG ACGTTGCTCCCCGGGCTGTCTGTCTGTAGTGGAGGTGAGGCCAAGTCGTCCAGCGCCACGTCCGAGTCCACTGAGCGGGTTTACGCCCATCAGATGGTGAGGACGGACTGTCGCGCTCAGAAGCTGGACGCCTTTCTCCAGCCAAAAGAGAAGCCACTTCCTGGGCCCGAGCCTGCCGGGCCGAACAGCGCGGCTCCAGACGACAACCCGGGCCGGTCTGACAGTGCAGAGCCGGATGACATAGACATGCTGGAGGCCCTAGACCAGGTGGAGGCTGGCGTATCAACAAACGAGGAGGAGAGCAGCATCAAAGTCCGTGATGTCCAAAG GAAACGACCCAGGAAGGAGCAGGAGCAGCAAGAGATggttgaggaggaggaagcggcAGTAGAGGAGGACTTGACGGCTGCGGCCACACCAAAGAGGCGAGTCATCAAACTGAGCAGCATGAAAGATCTGAGAGGGGAGATCAGCGAGAACACACACAAAGGTAACACACTTGTCATTCATCTGGGAGCAGACAGTCTCCTCCTTGTCTTCCATGTGCCTCCAGGTCTTCAGGAGATGTTGCAGAATCACTCGTTTGTGGGCTGCGTCAACCCCCAGTGGACTCTCATCCAGCATCACACCAAACTCTACCTGCTCGACACCACCAGGCTCAG TCAGGAGCTCTTCTACCAAATCCTCATCTATGACTTTGGCAACTTTGGTGTACTGAGACTATCT ACCCCAGCTCCTATTTATGACCTGGCCATGTTGGCTCTGGACTTGGAGGAGAGTGGCTGGACTGAAGAGGATGGCCCCAAAGAAGGCTTGGCTCAGTATATTGTGGACTTCCTGAAGAAGAAAGCAGAGATGCTGGATGACTACTTCTCCATGGAAATAGATCAA GAGGGAAATCTTAGAGGACTGCCCTTGCTGCTTGACAAGTACACGCCTATCATGGAGGGCCTGCCCATGTTTATCCTCCGCCTGGCAACTGAG GTGAACTGGGACAATGAAAAGGAATGCTTCCGAGACTTCAGCAAAGAGTGCAGCATGTTCTACTCCATCAGGAAGCGATACATCCTGGAGGCGGAGCCCGGAGAGGAGCAG GATCCAGAGCTGAACTCATGGCGTTGGAAAGTTGAGCACGTCATCTGTAAGGCGCTCCGTACTCTCATCAGTCCTCCCAAGCACTACAGTGAGGACGGCACAGTGCTGCAGATCGCCAACTTACCGGATCTCTACAAAGTGTTCGAGAGGTGTTAG